Within Lolium rigidum isolate FL_2022 chromosome 5, APGP_CSIRO_Lrig_0.1, whole genome shotgun sequence, the genomic segment AGAGGATCTGAAAGATAGACAAGGGGGGAATAAAAGTCTGCAAGTAGATCACACCTTCAGTGTCTTGAGGAACTTAGCGGTTCCACTGCTTGCAATGGTTCCAAGAGAGTCAACAAGCTCTTGCCTCGTCATACCAATCCCAGAATCGCTGAAAAGCAAATGTAGGTCAGGGTGCAGATCATTTCCCAAGAAGAACCTATACAATTGACCACATGGAGGTAAATCGAGCTTACGTGATCGTTATAATTCCATTGTCCTTGTCTGTTTGGATGCGGATGTAAAGCTCAGAGCCATCCTTGAGAAGGTCAGCCTCAGTGACACTCAGATAGCGCAACTTGTCGAGTGCGTCGCTTGCATTGCTGCAAGTACAAGGAAGATCAGAAAGAACGGATTTGGTCAGAGCGATCGGACTAAAGTTCCAGGACAATCATCAAGTCCTGACTCAACAAATAATTACAAAACTGGACGAGGAACAGGTGCCAGTGAGCACAACAAATATAGATTGAAATCAGAGGTAGCTACTGGTTTTTGTTAAATTGAGCAGTTTATATGTTATCAATTGTCGCCCACCTGACCAACTCCCGAAGAAACACCTCCTTGTTGCTGTACAAGCTGTGCACGATCAAATCCATGAGCCTATTGACCTGCCAAGCAAAACCGTTGCCCATCATGACATCTTTCACAACACACCATCGGTGAAAATTAGCACGAATCCCCCCAAAAAAATCCTTTTTTTTACCTCAGCCTGGTACTCGAACTTCTCGGCAGGTGGCGCATCAGATGAGTCAACCGCTGCAGCGCTCGATTCGAACCGCCTCCCGACAAGGGAGCCCTCCCCCAGCTTGAGGGAGGGCATGTTGTTTGCTACATTAAGCTTGGGCGCCGCGAGCACGGAGAAGAGCCTCTTCCCTCCGTGGGGAGAAACACTGGGTTCCCGGTTTGTCACCTGAAAGTTAGACGCAGTAGAGGATGTCAGAAAGCAGGTCGTGTGGTGGGCTCAGATCGAGCCGCTGGATTGGATGAAGATCGGAGGAAGTCTAGCGATTGCACATCTGTGGCCGAATTAGCGCCAATCTTGGAGACCATATGAGATACTGGGCACTAAATCAGAAGAACACCAGACCTCAAACCGACGCACGGACTCAAATTAACGCATATACCACCCAAATTAGTCCACGTATAGTTCCCAATTTGGGGAGAACCAGATTGACTAAAGCCGCACTAAGTCATTCCTATCAATCGCGAGACACTAGACTAGCAGCAAAGTGACACTGTATCTGGAGTCACGTGTGCGTACCGAGCGGGGCGGGTTcgcgggcgaggcggcggcggcggtggcggtggcggtggcggcggcgtcggcggagacggcgaaggcggcggcgtggcggcgagcggcggcgccggcgcagaGGGATCGCCTGGAGGCCCCGAGCATCTCCGGTGCTGTACTGCTGTTCCTCCTCCCGGGCGAGGGCGAGTCGGCGAGAGGTGTGGACCGCAGGCGCAGGGGAGAAAAGGCGAGGGTTTTGGGAGAGGGGTAGGGTTTTGTGGTGTGGCGACGGGCGAGATGggactggaggaggaggaggcgtatTAATGGACTGCGCCTTGCGGATCAAGAAGAAGGAACGGGTGTTTCGCTGACGCTGTGGGCCTTGACGTCAGTGAGAGAGTGGGGATGGGGCTGCGTGTTGTGGAGAAGGTTCTGGAGCGGGGGAGGAGATAAATGCTGTGGGCCCGCAGTCCGTATGATGCAGAGAGGTTGGCATGTGGGGCCAAAGGGTATCTACTTGAGGACTGTTTTTTTTTAAGTAGTAACCACACATTTTattaatagaaaatcaagttacatgaataaacaaatgtaaaaataacaagacatacCAGGAGAAAACAGTTGTCCTGGAAACTTTGCAAAAAAAATCCTAAAGGATCGAAGTATACAAATCTATTCCTAGGGTTTCCTGCACTCGCTGGAGCCAGTAGTCGCCGCCAAACCCCAACGCCGCCTAGACGCACGTTGGAAGAGACACtgagcctccaccattgccagatccaaaagagcaccatcgccaacgaagttttgtgagtcgatgaacaagcCCGCTGCAAGCAGCAAGGCACATGTCGTTGTGGCACATCGACCAGGGGACGTCCCCGTGCTAACTTGGACCAAGATCCGCCGAATCCCATAGACGAAATCGAGGAATAACGATAAATCAACCACCTCCGAACCAGCATCCTTGCTCCAGAGCATCCACCTCGCCCCGGTCCCAGCGCCGTCatggacaacgacaaacgccagcGACACGTCGTGAAACATATCTCGCCAGATATGAAGAGAGGCGAGAAGACCAAGCAGCCGATCTGAAAGACAACTCCAAGACGCCGCCGTGATGGTCGGGGCCGGTGTGGGACTGGAGTTGAGACggatttatttgcccgggcgtcgctcccaccaccccaacaagGTACCACATCAGATAAGCCCTAACTACAGAATGAAGGAACgaggtcccctccccctcctgtCGTCAaagcggcaagcggagggagaggggccCAAAGCTTCCGTCGGTGGAGATGGGATCTGGCAGCCTGCCGCCTGAGAGAGAGAAGCAGGAGCAAAAACGGTTGCGACTTTGGACTGCGCACAAGTGAAGTTCTGCAAATTGTTGTACGTTTATCAACATCTAAGCTCACTAAGCTTTAAAAGGATGATGATGAGATTTGTAAAGCCTTTGCATTTCATCAACTCAACAAAAAACTATGAGAGAACATGTATGAGAGCATTTTCGGTCGCGTCCCACAAACCACGTCCGGCAATAGCCCTGGATTGAGATTTTTGGGAACGCCACTAAGTGGTATCGCTTTTGGGGCGTGTCTCTACCCAGCCGCGTCCACCaaactttattttatttcaaaaaaatcatTCATGATTTTGAAGCATCCTCGCCGCTTTTACATAGAAAAAACATTGAACCGGTCGACGAATAACATCCATAAACCTTGGCAATACACCTTCTTGGTTCAGCTGGCCCTCGCCTTCTATGGTTGCCGTAGTCGCTGTTGTCGCCTGAGTCATCGTTGTGCTAGTGTATACGGCAAGACTCGTCGTTCGGCGCTCATCTCATCGTCGCCTTCGTATAGAAAGTTTACCAACCAGTGGACATCTAGGTTGTGGGCGCGGGCAAACTTCTcacagccggtgtggaggtagaTCTTCCCTTATCTATCAAACAAGACCTCCACGGGCCACCGACAGAAGTCGCAGCTTGTTTCCCGCAAGTTCACCTCGGCCGGCTCCCGACCGTCAACAAATTCCGCGAACTTGTCCGGAAGCTTCTTCTTGGTGAAAGGGTCGTTGTTAATGTGGACAACGAACTTGAAGTACATGTCGCGGAGGCACTCCGTCTCCTCTTCCTCGATCGACGGCTGATTGCAACAACTCTGTGTGTACCAacccgttgggactccaagtgcaaagtGTTGTAGTAAGCTTATTTtttccacaagggtgactcgaggtttTATATCAAACTCTTGGGGAATTGGTAAGGGGTTGatacttcttctcctcttctagcaacctacAAAGCAAAAAAATTGTCTTGTGTCTCCAACTCTATCGTGTGGTTGTCATGCGCAAGATTTCGTATTAGTAATATGAAATATAAACACAAATAGATAAACTAGGCAATCAAGATAAAAGCAATGAAAGGATGGTTGTTTTGGGGTTTCGTGTGTGTGTTTGCAAGTGAAGAaagtatttttatatttttgaaataataaaTGGCAGAAAATTAAAGTGTGATATTTGTGTTGGGAAGGTGTTTCTTATGGTTTAAAATGGACCGGgtttatgggttcacttgtctactctattTTTGGGTTCAAGTGGACATAAACAATTCATCAAAGACATAATATTGATTAAAattcaacatgtgtttgataagtATTTATATGGGCATCACGAGTCCTATcagagagatgatgcaacacatctctcttatactcctcaagaaagggaaaactccaaacAATTTTGAATTAGGAATCAACAGAGTATAGCCTCAGGTaatttgacataatgtttgaatcacaaatatgctaccttaacCAAACAAGATTATCAAGCCGTCACAAgataattatagcacatgaattcactttatgTTAGGTGGCACCATGGCAGCGCTAGGGTTGTGGATGTGCGGCGCTAGGATTGTGTGTGAAGGACGATGAGTGAGCACCCTATTTTATACGCCGGAGGCAGGCGAGGGGGCGGTGGTGCGCATTAAAACATCGACACACATGACAAGGCGCAACAAGATGTCTCCCTGCGTGTATGGGGAAACTGCAACATTGTTGCGCCGAAATTTATTTTCCTTGGCCAAAGAGGCGATGGGTGCAACAACCCTGTGGATGACACGGCTAGCCCACCAATCGTTGCATCACTTTTAGTTACATCTGGCACCCCGCAACATCCCCTGTGTAGTGGGATGAACTCGGGCCGCCGGACACCATAGCTTTAGGGAGCGCGGTTGGGCCAATCAAACGTCCGACACGTCCCAAATCCCTTTAGAGAGGACGGGACAGAAAATGCTTGAACTGACTAAATTTCCGTCTCCTCCTTGCCATGAAATATAAGATTAAGATATTGAAATTATACATGGCAGGCATGGCTCCATTTCGCCCCTGCACGGCAACACCATCAATATTTGAACGAACATGAAAAATTAGAATGGTCCTACACAAGAATGAATAACGGGCACAAAAACTGGGAGCTTGGTTTAGCTAAAGCTCCAAATAAGCAAGGAACTGCTCAGCAAGATTTTGCAGCAGCCACCTCTGGGGATTATTATCCTGTGGACTCGTCTCGCACAGGAAACCCATGGCCTACGTGTAGACCTAATATGGTTTGTTGTACTCGCATAAATAAACACATACATAATGTAACATGTTTTGTGCCACAAACATATCATATTGATGTTCTGGCCAGCATAGGAAAAAAGAGATATCAGCGATTTCAGCACACTGAAGATCTACTGCCCTAGGCCATTCTTGAGCTAAGAACAACTCAAGCTGATTCGAAAGATCCCCAGCACAATATATGCATCCATTTTGGCTAACATCAGGTCACTTGTACTATTACAAACTATATAATAGGATGAAAAACGAATACAAAACAAGGATAGAGAGATGAGTTGTGGAGTATGCTCCTACAGCTTTCAGATCATTGAGGATCAGGCACGGGTGCAGTGCCGTATGGTGTTGGAACTCGGGGGGATAGCACGACTCGGTGATCCGATGCAACCGGCGAGCATCAAGGTTCCAGCTTCAGGGACACGACTCGGGACTGCCGGCTCCGCTTTGCCGCCCTCACAAACACCACCGAGAGGCACGATGGTGCCCACCATGGCCTCCGGACTTCTTGCTCCCCTTTTAGGCAGGCGACTGGATTGAATTAGCAATAGTCAGACAGTAGTTCATTGTTTCGACAGACAGCCAACTGAGCACAATGTTCATCTTTGAATAAGGAAGAATACAACATATCTAGGTATCCGAATCATGTTTAATTCAATTGTGTTGCTGATTTACACCCAAAAAAAGATGCTGAAACAGAACACATTTATATGTTAGCATCATAAACTTGCCTCAAAAAAATATTTGATGATAAAGCTAAATAGCTAATAGAACAGCAAGCAAATCGTTGGCCACAAGTTGGCAACTGCACTGTGCGACACAACAGTTTTAGACAAGACACTTCTAGGATTTCAAATAGCATGGAGAGGCCATCCACCTATCGAGCTTTGAGCTCAAAAAGAAAAGACCAATGAACTTCAACACTTTGAGTGACTTGTATTTTTGCACTTATAGTATTTTGCTAAAAAAATAGCTAGCATCCGTGAAAGGAAAAGAGGACTTCATAACGGTTGACTGCATGGCGCATCTCACAATCAAATGAAAACTAAATATCAAAATATGAAGGAACAAAATACTGAACCAGTTATTACGGTAGCAGAGATGATTTCTAGATGCTTTCGAAGAAGAAACGGGAATATCCAAACCTTTAATACGCCTCAACTCTTTGCATAATGTGATAAAATCTCCCCATTTCATATGGCACCGCCTAATAAACCGCAAAATCTGCTCGGTAGTAAACATCGACAAGCTCTCAAGGTACTCTCCATTGACACCATTTTCTTCAAACACTTGTCTGTAGCCACCAAGATTTATCTCTTCAAGCCACAATCCAACATCCTGAAAGAGAACAATAACCTTATTAGGTGAATAGCACTATAGCCTTTAGCTTTTGCATCTAACACTAGCTGTCACTGGTTCCAAATAGTCAGAAGATAAATTAGTAGTGGTCCTTtaaaaagagaaaaaataaaGCATACATAGAAATTGTGAATTCACCGATAATTTATAAGCATAACTGGAGCACTCCCTTTAGTCCCAACACCTCAGTGCTGGATTCAGGGAAGAGAGAGAGGCAGTCAAGAAGCGATTTGGCAGGGAGCTCGGTGATTTTTCTCTTGTTTTGGCGCTGCTAGTGGGTTTGTTCAGAAGTCGTCGCCTAATCGTCGCCTAAACGGCGTCTAGTCGTCCGGTCGCACTGGAGAGGACGACTGGGAGCGACGCCCAGAAAATTTGAGTTAGGCACGCGCCTAGGGAAAAAAGGCGACGCCCCGCTCGCTTGGGCGTCGTCACGGGCTGTTCGGTCGCTCGCCCAGGGCAGTTGGCGGGACCAATTGGGAGGGAATCGGGAAAATTGGCGCGTAACAGAGAGGGGGAAAGGTAAATTGAGCGGGAGAGagagggaatcaagtcaatcgacCAGAGACTTGAAGAGAATCGAGCGGGAGACAGAGAAAGCCGGAGGCACATCGGGTGGGAAATAGGGAAGCGGAGCtgtgccgccgccaccaccaagcCAAGGCGCTAAGCATCTTCGTCCGCTCCACCTCCGGTAAGCCTCATTCCTCTGcttttctcctccgcctccctctcgTGTGCCGCTCTGCTCCTCTCCTCTACAGCTCTGCTTCTCTCCTCTGCGGTTCTTCCTGTGCTCTTTTGCCAGACCTCCTCCACCAATATTCTCTATTTTTCTTTACTCTCATATTGCAGTAGGTGGTcacctcctccgatggatcctgcaGCTGTCGGGGCATATGACAACCCAGCTTTGCAGTATGCTTTCTGGCCAGATTCAGGGAGGAAGGATAACCTCTGCTGTATGTTGTGCGGTCAGAAAGTCAAAGCTGGAGTTGGAAGATTAGTGCGGCACCTTGCTGGAGGTTCCAGTGATGTGAAGGAGTGTCCCGAGTCAACCACAGAGATTAAGAAGGAGATGAGAAGCTACTTAGATGGAAGGAAGTTCAAAGCCATAGAGCGAGTTATTGATGCGGAAGATGCAGCTGAAGTTCAAAGACATCGTTCTATCATCTACACAATATGACTTCAGGCTTAGGGATGTGTGTTAGAGTTATGTCAACAACTACTAATTGTATTAGTTTGTGGTATATATGTTGTTAAATCTTCCAATTTGCTGCCATATGAGGAATATTTTCATATTTCCAGTCATATTATatattatttattattattacgCCCAACGCCCAGTTGTCGCCTAATCGGCGACATGTCGACATGTCGACTCAACTCTTCGAGCTCGACTCGACTCAACTCAACGACTTCCGAACAAAGGCTAGTGGCGCTTCACGGTTTGGTTGGGCAAACTGGTTTCCTCTATCCTCGTCACTGTTTTCGTTGGGTCAGACAAGAAGTGATTTTTTTCATGAGTTAAGGGCATGGCCAACGCATAGCTCCAACTAACTGCCTCACATGTCATGTAGGCTTGGATCGTCAAAAGTGTAGCCTTGCAGTGTGTCAGTACTTCTTCTGCAGGAGGCGGCCGCTCCATATAAAAGAGTGGTCCTGCTATCGCGGctgagagagagatggatgaGCTAGCTCTGACCGGCGTTCATCTTTTTCTGTCAGATTATGCATGGTGGGTTGCTGCTCCCGTTGGGATAAAAAGTTCAGTGTTAATGCTTGACCTTGTTTTTTTCCATGGGGCGGTAGGAAGTGGTAGCTTCCGTTGCTCGTGCCCTAAGGGAAATAAGTTCTAGGATGACAACTAAACTTGAGTTCAGGAACGAAAAGTGAACTTTCTTCTTGTGACATCACATATCTTAGTTTCAGAAAACTTCCCAGCACAGCTACTTCGCCAACTAAAGCTAGCTTTCCTTGCCATGCTAAACCATCTCCTAGTAAAATAATTGCAATAGTGCTTGTAGTTGGCAAAAtgatagtgtatatagtgtatgAATAGCCAAATATTGCTAGGAATTTCCACGCTGAACTTGACTAAAGAGCCAATTTTTCACTTGATATTGCCGGCTGTCCAGAAAATAGAAGCCCCTTATAGGTGCCAAAATAAATGAGCACTGAATGAGGGCAATCTTTTTCCAAAATCCAAACAATCGTTGTGATTTAACAAAGAACATCGCAATAGAGCCAAAAAGTAGAATAAGCCCACTAAATTCTTCCAAAGCACCTATGGTCCACTTCACCCAAGTAAATACCAGACCAATCCAAGTGTCGAGTACAACCGAAGCCTGGTGAAGAACCAGCACGGGATAAACACAGGACAGACTAAAATAAGGCCTAATTATAACCCAATCTCGTGCTTGCTCAAGCCCAGCCTCGAGTCTTGGGTAATGTTTCAGGAGGGATGTTATACTTATGGTTGGGTGAGTATCACTTTGTCAACTGCTACTGAAGCAGGCCAAGTTCAAAACCTTAGATGCGAAGATATAATGGGGAACCAAATATCACTCTCGCCACATGACTGACCATACCCCCTCACTATGGtactttatctttttttttgcagGGTATGGTACTTTTATCTGAGAATATGTCATGCCATATGAAAAGGTGTAGCTAGGTACTCGCgaatatttatttatttgcatAAAGTTGAGTGCACACCATGATCAACCATCACACTAAATCATCAAATAAACCATAGAGTTCAATTGACTGGGCAGTACTTTTTTAACCATTGAGTGGAGTAGCAAACAATACTTGAGTTGTAATATGCTTGGACTTGGTTGTTGGTAGACCAAAGCTTGAGCCTAGATCATTTATTTTCCTTGACAGGGATAACTGCGGGCTTGGATCGCAGGTTGGTCTCTAAGGAGCTCAAGACAGAATGGTAGCACTACAGTATCTACAATTGAATTAATATTCTTTTGTTTATCTGGACATACTAGTTCAACATAAAAGATATTTTAGTGGTTTCTTATGCACACATGTTAATTTCGCAATTCACTAATCCTTACAAATGAAAGTACAGAGCAATAGAAGAACTGAAGTCTGCATAATCAGCTTGCAGTCCATAGAATGAAAGGAACAGCAGCATATTCACGCGCGCGCACAAACAAAATCCGCGAAGTATTGTACAAGGGGCTAATACGATTGAATCGTTAGCAAGAGCACCGCTGCAGAGTGCTAAAACAAAAATACACTTGACTTTCACCCCCCAAAAAATCAACATTCAAGTAAGAGCAGAAACAGAATAGGAAAACCAC encodes:
- the LOC124654991 gene encoding uncharacterized protein LOC124654991 is translated as MSRGRSPEPLDFFIWTVEDVGLWLEEINLGGYRQVFEENGVNGEYLESLSMFTTEQILRFIRRCHMKWGDFITLCKELRRIKVACLKGEQEVRRPWWAPSCLSVVFVRAAKRSRQSRVVSLKLEP